The Bacteroidales bacterium genome includes the window TAATAATTTATTTAAAAGTTCGTAATGCTTAACCAACGATTACAACAGAAATTATTACAAAAATTATCTCCACAGCAAATTCAATTAATTAAGCTGCTGGAGGTGCCTACATTACAACTTGAACAACGAATAAAAAAAGAAATTGAAGAAAACCCTGCACTTGAAGAGGGCAGTGAAGATGTTCTTGAAAATAATGAAGATGAGATTTCTGAGGAAGAAAATATCATAGACGAACAAAATGAGTTTTCTTTAGAAGATTATATAAACGAAGAAGATACTCCAGCATACAAATTGTCATCAAAAAATTATTCTCCTGATGATGAAAAAAAGGAAATACCCTTTTCAATAGGTTCAACTTTTCATGAGCATTTAAAATCACAACTCGGACTTAGAATTCTTAGTGAAAAACAAATCGTACTTGCCGATTATATTATCGGAAATATTGATGAGGCTGGATATTTAAGACGAAAACCTAATGAAATAGTTGATGACATTGTTTTTGCACAAGGTATAACAACTAAGGAGGAAGAAATAGACGAAATTTTAATGATAATACAGGATTTTGATCCCCCTGGAATTGGAGCATTAGATCTACAAGAATGTCTAATTATACAAATTGAGAGAAAAGATATTACTATTTACGAAATAAATCTTGCAAGGAAAATATTAAAACATCATTTTACTGAATTTACAAAAAAGCATTATGATAAAATATTATTAAAATTAGACATTACGGAAGAAGACTTAAAAATAGCGATTGACGAAATATTGAAATTAAATCCAAAACCCGGAAGTTCTTTTAGTGATGCTCAAAATAAATTTTCTCCTACAATAATACCTGATTTTTCAATTGATTTTATTAATGGTGAGTTGCAGCTAACTCTCAACTCAAGGAATGTGCCGGAACTTAAAGTTAACAGAACATATGCAGATATGCTAGAAACATATAGCCTAAATCAAAAAAAGAAAACTAAAAATGAGCGAGAAACAATATCTTTTGTCAAACAAAAATTAGACTCAGCAAGATGGTTTATTGATGCCATTAAACAAAGACAAAACACTCTTATCCTTACAATGAATGCTATTTTAAAATATCAGGAAGAATATTTTATTGATGGTGATGAGAAAAGGATAAAACCGATGATATTAAAAGATATTGCCGAAAGAACCGGTCTTGATATTTCAACAATTTCAAGAGTTGCAAACAGTAAATATATTCAGACTCATTTTGGTATTTTTTCGCTGAAATCATTTTTTTCAGAAAGTATGCAAACTATATCCGGCGAAGAAGTATCAACAAAGGAAATAAAAAATATATTAAAGGAATGTGTTGATAATGAGGGTAAAAGAAAACCCTTAACAGATGAAAAATTAACTTCGATACTAAGAGAAAAAGGATACAAAATTGCCAGACGCACTGTTGCAAAATATAGAGAACAATTAAATATTCCGGTTGCACGGCTTAGAAAAGAACTGTAAATTAATTTTTCAATAATTTATTGGTACTTCGTCTTAGCCTTAGCCTTAGCCTTTTATAACGTTACGCATTATTTTAACCGAAGAACCAATTTTTCCTTTTCAAACAAACTACATCTTTATATTTATTTTATCTTTGCAAAAAATTAAAAAATAGAATCTTAAATGTTCAAAACTTTAGCCAATATAGCATCATATTTTTTTCATCCATTATTGATACCAACCTTTGGACTGATAATTATTTTTAATTCGGGTACATATTTATCCTGCATGTCGTTTGAAGGACAAAGGGCTATTTATTTTATTGTGTTTATTACAACTTTCATTTTGCCGCTTAGTGTTATTCCGTTTTTTATTTATCTTAACGTGATAAAAAATATTTTTATTGATAATAACAAAGAAAGAATTATTCCCCTTGTTGTTACATTTATATTTTATATGTTTTCATATTATATTCTTAACAATATTGATGTTCCTAAAGTGATACAGATTTTTATTCTATCTGCTGCAATTACAATATTAATAGCAACAATTATTACATATTTCTGGAAAATCAGTACACATATGATTGGTGTCGGCGGATTAATAGGTGTTGTATTAATAATTACTTTTCGGTTAATGGTAAATGTTGATATCATAACAATTCTTTTAATATTGATAGCCGGTTTTGTTGGTACTTCAAGGCTTTATCTTA containing:
- the rpoN gene encoding RNA polymerase factor sigma-54, which encodes MLNQRLQQKLLQKLSPQQIQLIKLLEVPTLQLEQRIKKEIEENPALEEGSEDVLENNEDEISEEENIIDEQNEFSLEDYINEEDTPAYKLSSKNYSPDDEKKEIPFSIGSTFHEHLKSQLGLRILSEKQIVLADYIIGNIDEAGYLRRKPNEIVDDIVFAQGITTKEEEIDEILMIIQDFDPPGIGALDLQECLIIQIERKDITIYEINLARKILKHHFTEFTKKHYDKILLKLDITEEDLKIAIDEILKLNPKPGSSFSDAQNKFSPTIIPDFSIDFINGELQLTLNSRNVPELKVNRTYADMLETYSLNQKKKTKNERETISFVKQKLDSARWFIDAIKQRQNTLILTMNAILKYQEEYFIDGDEKRIKPMILKDIAERTGLDISTISRVANSKYIQTHFGIFSLKSFFSESMQTISGEEVSTKEIKNILKECVDNEGKRKPLTDEKLTSILREKGYKIARRTVAKYREQLNIPVARLRKEL